A window from Bacteroidota bacterium encodes these proteins:
- the tsaE gene encoding tRNA (adenosine(37)-N6)-threonylcarbamoyltransferase complex ATPase subunit type 1 TsaE: protein MSKSPEDTLALGEAFGREFVRAGVVVTVRGELGAGKTHFIKGIARSLGIDERDITSPTFTLANEFEVSAAGNAQTESLPRRAPRVLFHLDCYRFEKPEELLALGVEDYLYPKNAATIIEWPERIAGLIPADAMNVTIEIIGDTERNIAW from the coding sequence ATGTCCAAGTCACCTGAAGATACCCTCGCGCTTGGCGAAGCCTTCGGCCGCGAGTTCGTCCGGGCTGGAGTCGTCGTGACGGTTCGCGGCGAGCTTGGCGCCGGAAAGACACACTTCATCAAAGGTATCGCCCGGTCGCTTGGGATCGATGAGCGCGACATCACGTCGCCGACATTTACCCTGGCCAATGAGTTTGAAGTCTCCGCAGCCGGAAATGCACAGACTGAAAGCTTACCGCGGCGAGCGCCACGCGTTCTTTTCCATTTGGATTGCTATCGCTTCGAGAAGCCGGAGGAATTGTTGGCACTGGGTGTCGAAGATTATCTGTATCCGAAAAATGCAGCAACGATCATCGAGTGGCCGGAGCGGATCGCGGGGCTGATACCTGCCGATGCCATGAATGTTACGATCGAAATCATAGGCGATACCGAACGGAATATCGCATGGTAG
- the tsaB gene encoding tRNA (adenosine(37)-N6)-threonylcarbamoyltransferase complex dimerization subunit type 1 TsaB, with product MILIFDTSSSHIAIGVADNAGHVLCEFHADASADERGIHDARLASEVETLLTTTSTPASAIERIGLIIGPGSFTGLRIGLSFAKGLALATGAILVPLTQHEVIAAEGIRDSPIVTASYRDDSFYFAKSTSPRDIRLVSREELPSPVVLHSAFISLAIMARLTAESGETIHGEEMDALEPLYLTDFKTGTC from the coding sequence ATGATTCTCATCTTCGATACATCGTCTTCACATATCGCGATCGGCGTTGCCGATAATGCGGGCCATGTGCTTTGCGAATTCCATGCGGATGCCTCGGCAGATGAGCGCGGCATTCATGATGCTCGTTTGGCATCAGAAGTCGAGACGTTGTTGACCACAACCAGCACACCAGCAAGTGCAATCGAGCGCATTGGGCTTATCATCGGCCCTGGCAGCTTCACCGGCCTCCGGATCGGACTGTCCTTCGCGAAGGGCCTGGCGCTTGCCACAGGAGCCATCCTTGTGCCGCTGACTCAGCATGAAGTGATTGCAGCCGAAGGGATTCGTGATTCACCGATTGTGACGGCGAGCTACCGTGATGACTCGTTCTATTTCGCCAAGTCAACTTCGCCGCGCGATATTCGGCTTGTGTCTCGGGAGGAACTTCCATCACCCGTCGTACTACATTCGGCATTCATTTCCCTCGCGATCATGGCGCGCCTCACGGCCGAATCGGGTGAAACGATTCACGGCGAGGAAATGGATGCGCTGGAACCGCTCTATCTTACTGACTTCAAAACAGGGACCTGCTGA
- a CDS encoding DUF3108 domain-containing protein, giving the protein MKKIKSYFMGLVAIATMFSIASATHAQAGRKDAFQTGEQLVYNVKYGFIKLGTLVVQTGAIANGKATAHMQFWTADVPFLNTKTGVTDQFDTRDLTLRSFEEHSQNGDEKTNKYMTYDPEAKSLTYSDDQIKNKVTTGIDPFDDALGLLFNMRAWSGAAGKKYLFHLRGKDGARPVTVQFTNQFSNEQVAALDDKEVRTRILQGNADMGSSSPLGANGAFTAYISDDAAAIPVRIDMSIAVGSISIVLDKVKRPDWTAAK; this is encoded by the coding sequence ATGAAAAAGATTAAATCGTACTTCATGGGTCTGGTCGCAATTGCGACGATGTTTTCAATCGCGTCCGCCACTCACGCCCAGGCGGGCCGAAAGGATGCATTCCAAACCGGAGAGCAGCTTGTTTACAATGTGAAATACGGTTTTATCAAACTGGGGACGCTTGTTGTCCAGACCGGGGCCATTGCCAACGGAAAGGCCACCGCTCACATGCAATTTTGGACGGCAGACGTGCCATTCCTCAATACAAAGACCGGGGTGACCGATCAATTCGATACGCGCGATCTGACGCTCCGAAGTTTCGAGGAACATTCGCAGAACGGCGATGAGAAGACCAATAAGTACATGACCTACGATCCCGAAGCGAAATCGCTGACGTATTCGGACGATCAGATTAAGAATAAGGTAACAACAGGGATCGATCCATTCGATGATGCGCTGGGATTGCTCTTCAATATGCGCGCCTGGAGTGGTGCGGCTGGCAAGAAGTACCTCTTCCATTTGCGTGGCAAGGATGGGGCGCGACCAGTCACAGTGCAATTCACCAATCAATTTTCCAACGAGCAGGTTGCCGCACTCGATGATAAGGAAGTACGCACGCGTATCCTTCAAGGGAATGCGGACATGGGCTCCTCCTCGCCGCTCGGTGCCAACGGTGCGTTCACGGCTTACATCTCCGACGATGCCGCCGCGATTCCCGTTCGCATTGACATGAGTATTGCTGTCGGCTCGATCTCAATCGTGCTCGACAAAGTCAAGCGTCCCGATTGGACTGCCGCCAAATAG
- a CDS encoding OmpA family protein: MIGHRMTIGASAIALVAMALLAPRSYAQKGGTGLMNDEVTWPTTFTLGFGGAANANWQGSGTFSSMPTDGSVNTDPQGTAAGQYGYNQSHVLVQPEFHILAEIPIAKNWMFAPRISYNDYSLRWDQQASTAVAGVGNQALVASIANIGADLLFKYAFSNFHVMAGANLATPIHDMWYAHSQNISDAVDQKNVVPNEAKFLAALKGGVGYDIPLNAGNTIWLTPEAFFSYPVTDYVQDPNPPSNNRELFPVTLSGGASLKFALGGGTPPPPPPVALAASITAHGIMPDGSITAEPVSPQQALHTRSSIPLLPYIFFDDNSSVISARYSRTGATGYSEQSSLSGKDALQANHELLDVVGERMKNNPSLTLRLTGTNANAKEEKNNIALSKARATAVADYLTSTWGIDRSRITVDQRNLPELPTNPVTKAGMQENRRVEISSTSTDLTAPVKIENRQALSVGPTEVRYDMTVTPDPSTHTYANWTVTLDKDGVQLGTPISGTGAPPASTTTEVPDASKYMNQPVHYTLVVTDAQGQTAKADGYTRIVPKTVDRDDLEKFAMLSFDFDRADINQRAHQMLQLISESVSRDATGVKIDGYCDQTGTAEYNQTLSEARANAAVTALRSMTSLPANVTVHGHGFRDLRFDNDLPEGRQLDRRVEITIEKSSR; the protein is encoded by the coding sequence ATGATCGGTCATCGAATGACCATCGGCGCATCCGCGATCGCTCTCGTAGCGATGGCGCTGCTTGCGCCCCGCTCGTATGCCCAGAAGGGCGGTACGGGACTGATGAATGATGAAGTCACCTGGCCAACCACATTTACCCTTGGTTTTGGTGGAGCTGCTAACGCGAACTGGCAGGGATCCGGCACATTTTCCTCGATGCCCACCGATGGTAGCGTCAATACTGACCCACAAGGCACCGCCGCCGGGCAGTATGGCTACAACCAGAGCCATGTGCTCGTGCAGCCGGAATTCCATATTCTCGCGGAGATTCCGATCGCGAAGAACTGGATGTTCGCACCGCGGATTTCGTACAATGACTACAGCCTTCGATGGGACCAGCAAGCTTCCACCGCCGTAGCAGGTGTTGGCAATCAGGCGCTCGTTGCTTCCATCGCGAATATTGGCGCGGACTTGCTGTTTAAGTATGCGTTCAGCAACTTCCATGTGATGGCGGGAGCGAATCTTGCGACCCCGATCCATGACATGTGGTACGCACACAGCCAAAACATTTCGGATGCCGTGGACCAAAAGAATGTGGTCCCGAATGAGGCCAAATTCCTCGCGGCACTCAAAGGCGGCGTCGGATATGACATTCCGCTCAATGCCGGAAATACGATTTGGCTGACGCCGGAAGCGTTCTTCAGCTATCCTGTTACCGATTACGTACAGGACCCGAATCCTCCGAGCAACAACCGTGAGTTGTTCCCGGTCACGCTTTCTGGTGGTGCGAGCTTGAAATTCGCACTTGGTGGTGGCACTCCACCGCCTCCGCCGCCGGTCGCACTTGCCGCCAGCATTACGGCTCACGGTATTATGCCGGATGGCTCAATCACGGCCGAACCGGTATCCCCGCAGCAGGCGCTACACACGCGGAGCTCTATTCCATTATTGCCATACATCTTCTTTGACGACAATTCGTCAGTCATTAGCGCGCGGTACTCGCGCACCGGTGCCACTGGCTATAGCGAGCAAAGCTCCCTCAGTGGCAAAGATGCTCTCCAGGCAAACCATGAACTGCTGGATGTCGTCGGCGAGCGCATGAAGAACAATCCTTCGCTGACGCTCCGGTTGACAGGTACGAATGCCAATGCCAAGGAAGAGAAGAATAACATCGCACTTTCGAAGGCACGTGCAACGGCCGTTGCGGATTACCTGACGTCCACATGGGGAATTGATCGTAGCCGGATCACGGTCGATCAGCGCAATCTTCCCGAGTTGCCGACCAATCCTGTGACGAAAGCAGGAATGCAGGAAAACCGCCGCGTAGAAATCAGTTCGACCTCGACCGATCTCACGGCTCCTGTAAAGATCGAAAACCGTCAGGCGCTCAGCGTTGGACCGACGGAAGTGCGTTACGATATGACCGTTACGCCAGACCCTTCGACCCACACGTATGCGAACTGGACTGTAACACTCGATAAGGATGGCGTGCAACTCGGCACACCGATCTCCGGAACCGGCGCTCCGCCTGCCTCGACCACTACCGAAGTTCCGGATGCCTCGAAGTACATGAACCAACCCGTGCATTATACACTCGTCGTCACGGACGCTCAGGGTCAGACGGCCAAGGCCGATGGCTACACACGCATCGTTCCGAAGACCGTCGATCGTGACGATCTCGAGAAATTCGCGATGTTGTCATTCGATTTCGACCGCGCCGACATCAACCAACGCGCACATCAGATGCTCCAGTTGATCAGTGAGAGCGTCAGCCGCGATGCCACCGGTGTCAAGATCGATGGCTATTGCGACCAGACTGGTACTGCCGAGTACAACCAAACACTCAGTGAGGCCCGCGCGAACGCTGCTGTCACCGCGCTTCGCTCGATGACCAGCTTGCCAGCGAACGTCACCGTTCACGGACATGGCTTCCGCGACCTCCGCTTTGACAATGACCTTCCAGAAGGCCGTCAATTGGATCGCCGCGTTGAGATCACAATTGAGAAATCGAGCCGATAA
- a CDS encoding S41 family peptidase translates to MSKFYYNPRRLAMTGAILIVVSALLGTRIERAMSDDNIMEQIDKYGEVLNMVQHYYVDKVDVSELNDAGIVGLLGKLDPHSVYMPPKNVKEQDESFRGNFEGIGVSFMILKDTITVDSPVPGGPSEQLGIRAGDKIVTIDGHSALKLHEEDVRKELRGPKGTKVTVGIVRYGQPQPMNFTITRDVIPLVSVMAHFMVDPTTGYVDVGRFAGTTHAELLDALNDLKSKGMQRVILDLRGNPGGYLEQAVQVADEFIGGNKTIVYTKGRVSNFDDVQVSQPGQAFERTPLVVLVDNGSASASEIVSGALQDLDRALIVGQTTFGKGLVQRQFPLKDGSAVRLTISRYYTPSGRSIQRPYEGAHYMKSTTYQDEDEDNYSHSYDVTTDTSRPKFKTAAGRTIYGGGGITPDFIVRNDTLQTATKRLRAAGILADYVEDYVTEHVGEIKAHDSAYFITNFKLESNWADKILAMAKEEKNGKPRAEVDMKEFNIDRAWIGTELKAAIGGRIYGYNVATIVLLPFDRQYQKAYNVLGEAGHLAQAFK, encoded by the coding sequence ATGTCAAAGTTTTACTATAACCCACGCCGACTGGCCATGACCGGGGCCATCCTCATAGTTGTGAGCGCCCTACTCGGCACCCGCATCGAACGCGCCATGAGCGATGATAACATCATGGAGCAAATCGACAAGTACGGCGAAGTGCTGAATATGGTCCAGCACTATTACGTCGATAAGGTCGATGTTTCCGAACTGAACGACGCGGGAATCGTCGGCTTGCTGGGTAAACTCGATCCCCACTCGGTCTATATGCCGCCGAAGAACGTCAAGGAACAAGATGAGTCCTTCCGTGGCAATTTCGAAGGCATCGGCGTTTCCTTTATGATTTTGAAGGATACCATCACCGTGGACTCACCCGTTCCGGGTGGACCGAGCGAACAGCTTGGCATTCGCGCTGGTGATAAGATTGTGACGATCGATGGACACTCCGCGCTGAAATTGCATGAAGAGGATGTGCGCAAGGAACTCCGCGGTCCGAAGGGGACGAAAGTTACAGTTGGTATTGTGCGCTATGGACAGCCGCAACCCATGAACTTTACGATCACCCGTGACGTGATCCCGTTGGTCAGTGTCATGGCGCATTTCATGGTCGATCCCACGACAGGCTATGTGGATGTTGGCCGGTTTGCCGGTACAACCCACGCTGAATTACTCGATGCACTCAATGATTTGAAATCGAAAGGAATGCAGCGCGTAATCCTCGACTTGCGAGGAAACCCCGGTGGATACTTGGAACAGGCCGTTCAGGTGGCCGATGAGTTTATCGGTGGCAACAAGACCATCGTATATACCAAGGGTCGCGTTTCGAATTTTGACGACGTGCAAGTTTCACAACCCGGACAAGCGTTCGAGAGGACCCCGCTCGTTGTACTGGTCGATAATGGATCGGCCAGCGCCAGTGAGATCGTCAGCGGTGCCTTGCAGGATTTGGACCGCGCGCTCATCGTCGGTCAGACGACCTTTGGCAAGGGACTTGTCCAACGGCAATTCCCACTCAAGGATGGCAGCGCCGTGCGGCTCACGATCTCTCGGTATTACACTCCGAGTGGTCGCTCGATTCAACGGCCGTATGAAGGTGCACACTACATGAAGTCCACGACGTATCAGGATGAAGATGAGGATAACTACTCTCATTCATACGACGTAACTACTGATACATCACGACCGAAATTCAAGACGGCTGCCGGGCGTACTATTTATGGTGGTGGTGGAATCACACCGGACTTCATCGTCCGCAACGACACCCTGCAGACCGCCACCAAGCGGCTTCGTGCGGCGGGCATTCTTGCGGATTATGTCGAGGACTATGTGACCGAGCATGTCGGTGAGATCAAGGCACACGATAGCGCTTACTTCATTACGAACTTCAAGCTGGAATCGAACTGGGCGGACAAGATCCTTGCGATGGCGAAGGAAGAGAAGAATGGTAAGCCACGGGCCGAGGTGGATATGAAGGAATTCAATATCGACCGCGCCTGGATCGGAACGGAACTCAAAGCCGCGATTGGCGGTCGGATCTATGGCTACAACGTCGCAACGATCGTCCTGCTGCCGTTCGATCGGCAATACCAAAAGGCATATAATGTGCTCGGTGAAGCAGGGCATCTTGCGCAGGCATTTAAGTAA
- a CDS encoding metal-dependent hydrolase — translation MPTVISHSIVGMGIAQWPRFVKGRRLLFASIILAALPDTDTILMGIFGHDSIFRHRGILHSVFFAIVSAGITVWLFRHKQWISHDAVWKLFAVLFLIAFSHPLLDGYSTGGYIGVAYLAPFDNTRYVLGDLLPLAPLGPAKLLSERGISLFLAEAGMLWTFAIGSYYWNRVSTDRSRFRTIAACFWLFEMILWVHAGLA, via the coding sequence ATGCCAACCGTCATCAGCCACAGTATTGTCGGCATGGGGATCGCCCAATGGCCGCGCTTCGTCAAAGGACGGAGACTTCTGTTCGCCAGCATTATTCTTGCGGCATTACCGGATACCGACACCATCCTGATGGGTATCTTCGGGCACGATTCGATCTTTCGCCATCGAGGGATCCTGCACTCCGTGTTCTTCGCGATCGTTTCGGCAGGGATCACCGTATGGCTCTTCAGGCACAAGCAATGGATCTCGCATGACGCGGTGTGGAAGCTCTTCGCCGTCCTCTTCCTCATTGCGTTTTCTCACCCTTTGCTCGATGGCTATAGTACTGGCGGATATATCGGTGTTGCATACCTGGCGCCGTTCGATAACACGCGGTACGTCCTCGGCGACTTGCTGCCGCTGGCGCCGCTCGGCCCAGCAAAACTATTGAGTGAGCGTGGAATTAGCCTGTTCCTTGCGGAGGCCGGTATGCTCTGGACGTTCGCAATCGGCTCGTATTATTGGAATCGAGTCAGTACCGATCGCTCGCGCTTCCGAACGATTGCCGCATGCTTCTGGCTGTTCGAGATGATCCTCTGGGTTCATGCCGGTCTTGCCTAG
- a CDS encoding DUF2461 domain-containing protein, producing MKSKAPRVIPDEPAPIFEGFSNETFKFLHGLKKHNNKEWFEAHRDDYERHLCEPSKALAYAMGRYFKEHDLPLVGNAKTSLFRINRDIRFSKDKSPYKTHIGLSFPLEGTKKEEWCGYYIGFEPAKTGKGMHVYVGGGVYMPMPPQLKRIRAKIASNHKELTKIIGSPAFKRLYPKGLEGESLKRIPIGYEEGHPAAQWLKLKSFLFGFDLADSELLNEELPDVLGKKFKVALPVVLFLGSA from the coding sequence GTGAAATCCAAAGCGCCAAGAGTCATACCTGACGAACCTGCTCCCATCTTTGAAGGCTTCTCGAACGAGACATTCAAATTCCTGCACGGCCTGAAAAAGCACAACAACAAGGAGTGGTTCGAAGCACACCGCGATGACTATGAGCGGCACCTGTGCGAACCATCGAAGGCGCTCGCCTATGCAATGGGCCGGTACTTCAAAGAGCATGATCTGCCGCTCGTTGGCAACGCGAAGACGTCGCTCTTTCGCATCAATCGCGACATTCGATTCAGCAAAGACAAATCGCCGTATAAGACCCACATCGGCCTCTCGTTTCCACTCGAAGGAACAAAGAAGGAAGAATGGTGTGGGTATTACATCGGATTCGAACCGGCAAAGACCGGCAAGGGTATGCACGTGTACGTTGGCGGCGGCGTGTACATGCCGATGCCGCCACAACTCAAGCGCATTCGCGCGAAGATCGCCAGCAACCATAAGGAGCTGACGAAGATTATCGGATCACCTGCTTTCAAGAGACTATACCCAAAGGGGCTCGAAGGGGAATCGCTAAAGCGAATTCCCATCGGCTATGAAGAAGGGCATCCCGCTGCGCAGTGGCTCAAGCTCAAGAGCTTTTTGTTCGGATTCGATCTTGCAGACAGTGAGTTGTTGAACGAAGAGCTTCCGGATGTTCTTGGAAAGAAGTTCAAGGTAGCACTGCCTGTTGTGTTATTTTTGGGAAGCGCCTGA
- a CDS encoding aminotransferase class V-fold PLP-dependent enzyme: MDQLAAKYRSHFPILETSSYLISNSLGAMPREVESELKQYTDIWQTEGVEAWHAWFPFVDEVSGLIANLIGADSSNVTLIHNLTIGSALIASCLDFTGKRNEIVYSDLHFPTISYLWQGWRKYGAVPHVIESDGIWTETEKYIEAIDETTKLVALSHVYFRSGGLQNIKPIIEHAHKMGALVMVDSYQAAGVVPIDVKALDCDILATGVLKWLCGGPGAAFMYVRPELQEQFRPAIRGWLGDREPFEFHMPDVTFESGMHRFLTSSIQVPCLHTARPALRMFNEIGIAAIREKSLQLTGRLIVKADEHGFTINSPREAAKRGGALTIDPLGNRKHPKLTTKDICDELIRRRFIVDYRPPLGIRIAPHFYNTMDEIDAVTEEIERILAA, from the coding sequence ATGGACCAACTCGCCGCCAAATACCGCTCTCACTTTCCGATTCTGGAAACATCCAGCTATCTGATCTCGAACTCGCTTGGCGCCATGCCGCGCGAAGTCGAGTCTGAGCTGAAACAATACACGGACATCTGGCAGACCGAGGGCGTCGAGGCCTGGCATGCATGGTTTCCGTTCGTCGACGAAGTGAGCGGTCTCATCGCGAATCTCATCGGCGCCGATTCCAGCAATGTCACGCTGATACATAACCTTACGATTGGCTCTGCGCTGATCGCAAGTTGCCTCGACTTCACTGGCAAGCGAAACGAGATCGTCTATTCCGATCTCCACTTCCCGACCATTTCTTATCTGTGGCAAGGCTGGCGCAAGTATGGTGCGGTGCCACATGTCATCGAAAGCGATGGTATCTGGACCGAGACTGAGAAGTACATCGAAGCGATCGACGAAACGACGAAGCTCGTCGCGCTCTCGCATGTCTACTTCCGGTCAGGTGGCTTGCAGAATATCAAGCCGATTATCGAGCACGCACACAAGATGGGAGCGCTCGTCATGGTCGATTCGTATCAGGCAGCCGGTGTTGTGCCGATCGATGTCAAGGCTCTGGACTGCGACATTCTTGCGACCGGCGTTCTGAAGTGGTTGTGTGGCGGACCCGGCGCGGCATTTATGTACGTACGACCCGAATTACAGGAGCAGTTCCGGCCCGCCATTCGCGGCTGGCTCGGTGACCGGGAGCCATTCGAGTTTCACATGCCAGATGTTACATTCGAAAGCGGCATGCACCGCTTCCTGACTTCGAGCATTCAGGTCCCGTGTCTGCACACGGCGCGGCCAGCGCTTCGGATGTTCAACGAGATCGGTATTGCGGCGATTCGAGAAAAATCACTTCAGCTTACCGGCCGGCTGATCGTGAAAGCAGACGAGCACGGATTCACCATCAACTCACCGCGCGAAGCCGCGAAGCGAGGCGGCGCGCTCACAATCGATCCGCTGGGAAACAGGAAACATCCAAAGCTCACGACCAAGGACATCTGCGATGAATTGATTCGCCGCCGCTTTATTGTGGACTATCGTCCGCCGCTCGGCATCCGTATCGCGCCACATTTCTATAACACGATGGACGAAATCGATGCCGTAACCGAAGAAATCGAGCGGATTTTAGCAGCGTGA
- a CDS encoding UDP-glucose/GDP-mannose dehydrogenase family protein yields MNISIIGTGYVGLVTGAGFAETGNQVLCMDIIPEKVENLRKGIIPIFEPGLEELVKFNVQEGRLKFTLDLKEAVDHAEVIFLALPTPPGADGAADLSMVLETAKGIAQLVTEPKVVVNKSTVPVGTADRVRAIFESNTDIPIAVVSNPEFLKEGAAVQDFMKPDRIVVGSRDPGAIMIMKELYEPFVRTGNPIYIMDEKSSELTKYAANSLLATKISFMNEIANLCDLVGADVEHVRIGVGSDGRIGPQFLFPGVGYGGSCFPKDIKALVKTAEEMGHDFAILKAVEDANNRQKTQLLRKILLHYNGDITGKTFAVWGLAFKPRTDDIREAPAIEIITGLIARGARVHASDPAAIAPMKNVLPESESLKYFRKNTDALEGADALVVVTEWNEFRNPNFELIATKVRDKVIFDGRNIYDPERMREFGFTYFGIGRR; encoded by the coding sequence GTGAACATCTCAATTATTGGAACCGGCTACGTCGGCCTTGTGACGGGCGCCGGATTCGCCGAGACTGGCAACCAGGTCCTCTGCATGGACATCATCCCCGAGAAGGTCGAGAACCTCCGTAAGGGGATCATTCCGATTTTCGAGCCGGGCCTCGAAGAACTCGTGAAGTTCAATGTCCAGGAAGGGCGTCTGAAATTCACGCTCGATCTCAAGGAGGCCGTCGATCATGCCGAGGTAATCTTCCTCGCACTGCCGACGCCGCCCGGTGCCGATGGCGCTGCCGATCTTTCGATGGTGCTCGAGACAGCGAAGGGTATTGCACAACTGGTGACCGAGCCGAAGGTCGTCGTGAATAAGTCCACGGTGCCGGTCGGTACGGCCGACCGCGTTCGCGCCATCTTCGAAAGCAATACCGATATTCCGATCGCCGTCGTATCGAACCCGGAATTCCTGAAAGAGGGCGCGGCGGTGCAGGACTTTATGAAGCCGGACCGCATTGTCGTCGGCTCTCGCGATCCAGGCGCGATTATGATTATGAAGGAGCTGTACGAGCCGTTCGTCCGCACCGGAAATCCGATTTATATCATGGACGAAAAATCGTCCGAGTTGACGAAGTACGCGGCGAATTCACTGCTCGCGACGAAGATCAGCTTTATGAATGAGATCGCAAACCTCTGCGATCTTGTCGGCGCGGATGTCGAGCACGTTCGCATCGGCGTTGGGTCCGATGGACGCATTGGTCCGCAGTTTCTCTTCCCAGGCGTCGGCTACGGTGGGAGCTGTTTCCCAAAAGATATCAAGGCGCTGGTCAAGACCGCGGAAGAAATGGGACATGACTTTGCGATTCTGAAAGCAGTCGAGGACGCCAACAACCGGCAAAAGACCCAACTGCTTCGCAAGATTCTGCTCCACTATAACGGCGACATTACCGGCAAAACATTTGCCGTCTGGGGCCTTGCGTTCAAGCCGCGCACCGATGACATCCGCGAAGCGCCGGCTATCGAGATCATCACGGGCCTCATCGCTCGTGGCGCACGCGTCCATGCCTCGGACCCGGCAGCGATCGCGCCGATGAAAAATGTATTGCCGGAGTCCGAGAGTCTCAAGTATTTCCGTAAAAACACCGATGCGCTCGAAGGCGCGGATGCGTTAGTCGTCGTGACGGAGTGGAATGAATTCCGCAATCCGAATTTCGAACTCATCGCCACCAAAGTCCGCGACAAAGTCATCTTCGATGGCCGCAATATCTATGACCCCGAGCGCATGCGAGAGTTCGGATTTACATACTTCGGGATCGGAAGGCGGTAG
- a CDS encoding SDR family oxidoreductase: protein MPRTLITGGAGFLGSHLCDRFISEGHEVICMDNLSTGSMENISHLIGVPSFRFIHYDVTQFVYVDGPVDYILHFASPASPIDYLKLPIQTLKVGSLGTHKTLGLAKAKNARFLIASTSETYGDPAIHPQPESYWGNVNPIGIRGVYDEAKRFAEALTMAYHRYHGVDTRIIRIFNTYGERMRLHDGRAIPAFMSQALRSEPITVFGDGSQTRSVCYVSDLIEGIYRLLMSDYNLPVNIGNPDEVTMLELAKEILAMVPKSGSAIVFEELPQDDPKIRQPDITLAKSLLGWEPRVPRAEGLKRTLTYFRQAVKAEQTASART from the coding sequence ATGCCACGAACCCTCATCACCGGCGGCGCCGGATTTCTCGGAAGTCATTTGTGCGACCGCTTCATCTCCGAAGGCCACGAAGTTATCTGCATGGATAATCTTTCAACCGGCTCGATGGAGAATATTTCGCACCTCATCGGAGTCCCAAGTTTCCGGTTCATCCATTACGATGTGACGCAGTTCGTCTATGTCGATGGCCCGGTCGATTACATCCTGCACTTTGCGTCACCGGCAAGTCCGATCGACTACCTGAAGCTGCCGATCCAAACGCTGAAAGTGGGTTCGCTCGGTACGCACAAAACGCTTGGACTTGCGAAGGCGAAGAACGCGCGATTCCTCATCGCTTCGACCAGCGAGACCTATGGCGATCCAGCCATTCATCCACAGCCGGAGAGTTACTGGGGCAACGTCAACCCCATCGGTATCCGCGGCGTATATGATGAAGCGAAACGATTTGCCGAGGCGCTGACGATGGCGTACCATCGCTATCATGGCGTCGATACACGGATTATTCGCATCTTCAACACGTATGGCGAGCGGATGCGCCTGCACGATGGTCGCGCGATTCCGGCCTTTATGTCGCAGGCCTTGCGCAGCGAGCCGATCACAGTGTTCGGCGACGGCTCGCAAACGCGTAGCGTCTGTTACGTAAGCGATCTCATCGAAGGTATCTACCGTCTGCTGATGTCGGATTACAATCTGCCGGTTAATATCGGCAATCCGGATGAAGTGACGATGCTGGAACTTGCAAAAGAGATTCTGGCGATGGTGCCGAAGAGTGGAAGCGCAATTGTGTTCGAGGAATTGCCACAGGACGATCCAAAAATTCGGCAGCCAGATATTACACTGGCAAAATCGTTGCTTGGGTGGGAGCCACGCGTGCCGCGCGCGGAAGGATTGAAACGAACGCTGACATATTTTCGGCAGGCTGTGAAGGCGGAACAGACCGCCTCGGCCCGCACCTGA